A window of Malania oleifera isolate guangnan ecotype guangnan chromosome 5, ASM2987363v1, whole genome shotgun sequence contains these coding sequences:
- the LOC131155454 gene encoding uncharacterized protein LOC131155454, which translates to MPEFFPPGGPKPQLSSTHLVISNCLQLSFFFLSHPLYFSYLIFFSPYLLKLFSYLSPLFITTSLLLLALLTISPGLFLPETKAVGSPLHAANQKESGEDHENVEFPAHSFEELEVYRLLFEASVFEVPPEAFESNSEENSSSSRHGGTDGAFASTLEGKSQRETNRVAAAPGITLEGLLQVKDVYEDVTGKVEGKERVEPTGAETNKVEEKTKEKPLIRSGSNALHSQITEIMAKVNADNGGEYTPKVVEDFVGINLGNDEQSDDMENSHKLCPDLESFRSMRTQSLGHQEYYTPKAEYSEKQCLILGSLGSTRKEKEWKRTLACKLFEERHNVEGGEGMDSLWETYETESNRGGGKSKVKKGKKGNRLEYGCSDDEEDGEADGQLCCLQALKFSAGKMNLGMGRPNLVKITKALKGIGWLHHVGRHGKKG; encoded by the coding sequence ATGCCTGAATTCTTTCCGCCAGGAGGCCCCAAGCCTCAGCTCTCAAGTACGCATCTGGTTATCTCTAACTGCTTACAACTCTCTTTTTTCTTCCTTTCCCACCCTCTGTACTTCTCTTACCTCATCTTCTTCTCTCCTTACCTTCTCAAGCTCTTCTCATATCTCTCCCCTCTCTTCATCACCACTTCTCTCCTCCTCCTCGCTCTCCTCACCATCTCCCCCGGCCTTTTTCTTCCCGAAACAAAAGCAGTAGGCAGTCCCCTTCATGCTGCCAATCAGAAAGAATCCGGAGAAGACCATGAAAATGTTGAATTCCCAGCCCATTCCTTTGAAGAGCTTGAAGTGTACAGACTTCTGTTTGAGGCATCTGTCTTCGAAGTCCCGCCAGAAGCTTTCGAGTCGAACTCGGAAGAAAATTCTTCTTCGTCTCGTCATGGAGGTACCGATGGAGCCTTTGCCAGCACCCTAGAAGGAAAATCACAGCGAGAAACTAACCGAGTGGCTGCTGCGCCGGGAATTACACTAGAAGGGCTACTGCAGGTAAAGGACGTGTATGAGGACGTCACTGGAAAAGTGGAAGGCAAGGAAAGAGTTGAGCCCACAGGCGCAGAGACCAATAAAGTTGAAGAAAAAACAAAGGAGAAGCCATTGATAAGAAGTGGATCCAATGCACTGCACAGTCAAATTACCGAGATAATGGCCAAAGTTAATGCCGACAATGGCGGGGAATACACTCCCAAAGTCGTGGAGGATTTTGTTGGGATTAATCTCGGTAATGATGAACAGTCAGATGACATGGAAAATTCGCACAAATTATGTCCAGATCTCGAGAGTTTTCGATCCATGAGGACCCAAAGCCTTGGTCACCAAGAGTACTACACTCCAAAAGCGGAGTACTCTGAGAAACAATGTCTTATTCTTGGGAGTCTCGGGTCGACGAGGAAGGAGAAAGAGTGGAAGAGGACATTGGCATGCAAGCTTTTCGAGGAGCGGCACAACGTGGAAGGAGGTGAAGGCATGGACTCGCTCTGGGAGACGTACGAGACCGAGTCGAACCGGGGTGGGGGGAAAAGCAAAGTAAAGAAGGGGAAGAAGGGGAACCGGCTTGAGTACGGCTGCAGCGATGACGAGGAGGATGGAGAGGCGGATGGGCAGTTGTGCTGCCTACAGGCTCTGAAATTCTCAGCAGGGAAGATGAATTTGGGAATGGGAAGGCCTAATCTTGTGAAGATAACCAAGGCCCTGAAAGGGATTGGATGGTTGCACCATGTGGGCAGGCACGGCAAGAAGGGATAG